One window of the Cryptomeria japonica chromosome 7, Sugi_1.0, whole genome shotgun sequence genome contains the following:
- the LOC131041490 gene encoding pathogenesis-related protein 1, whose protein sequence is MVAGSFSIEIESPVEAKRLWKATVDTHNLLPKQAPGLISAITLVQGDGGVGTIRHVDFTAANKDFSYMKEKVDLVDEANMVYGYSLVEGGMLGEKVASVSHFFKYTPKPGGNGGCITTFTCNYDSLPGVPHDEAKIEEIKANNTGLFKQVEEYLIANPTLYC, encoded by the exons ATGGTGGCAGGAAGCTTCAGTATTGAGATAGAGTCTCCAGTGGAGGCAAAAAGGCTGTGGAAAGCAACTGTGGACACCCACAACTTATTGCCAAAGCAAGCACCAGGCCTCATATCAGCCATCACACTCGTTCAAGGTGATGGAGGAGTTGGCACCATTCGACACGTTGATTTCACTGCAG CCAACAAGGATTTtagctacatgaaagagaaagtgGACTTAGTTGATGAGGCCAACATGGTTTATGGTTACAGCCTTGTGGAAGGAGGAATGTTGGGGGAAAAAGTGGCGTCAGTAAGCCACTTTTTTAAATACACCCCCAAACCAGGGGGTAATGGTGGATGCATTACCACATTTACCTGCAACTATGATAGCCTCCCTGGTGTTCCCCATGATGAAGCCAAAATTGAGGAGATCAAGGCCAACAACACTGGTTTGTTCAAGCAGGTGGAGGAATATCTTATCGCCAATCCCACTTTATACTGCTAA